A window of the Hypomesus transpacificus isolate Combined female chromosome 10, fHypTra1, whole genome shotgun sequence genome harbors these coding sequences:
- the lpin2 gene encoding phosphatidate phosphatase LPIN2 isoform X3, with translation MNYVGQLAGQVLVTVKELYKGINQATLSGCIDVVVVRQRDGTYQCSPFHVRFGKLGVLRSKEKVIDIEVNGEPVVLHMKLGDNGEAFFVQETELQNEIVPAHLATSPIPTEGHLFWMAEVERGGGVAQDLDDPADLEDPHDPPSAIAVVKKKKRRRKKHKGDPRREEMTPPVALTTAAAATAAATAAAAATAAATAAAATEEIFEMDLSSDEEAAGHASRWECQRSSSMSTMRDMDPKLPAARHSMDSYPFSDGDWSLSDSHGLSQAFSPKSDSELMVRPSESMLRAESHMQWTWGEFPESTRVSKKDRQELPKTVTITPSENTHFRVILSTEAMENETETEGESGPQEEDSGPVCPIVKPQPRTPVATTAIPITSALTPATSDRTPATSAPTSVTSALTPATSALTSALNEATSAMTPVTSALTPLTSALTPLTSALTPLTSALPPLTPTLTPSEPQEIPPSGVSTSADSRAGGAQMAGDMGDACSKSDSPSKKKGVPKRSQHQGPEDIYLDDLNVLEPEVVARYFPKSEEAAGKHWLDSDQRSGSQSPQSVGSAAADSGTECLSDSASDLPDVTLSLCGGLSDNAEISKEKFMEHIITYHEFAENPAIIDNPNLVVKIANRYYNWTLAAPLILSLQAFQKNLPKATEEAWVKEKMPKKSGRWWFWRKRADSTIKQSETKLETKESQEEEGRSSLSQESLALTPKAGDSSSDEDAKEVSAASCQERPPGSETHPCPHTYRKSLRLSSNQIASLNLKEGPNDVTFSITTQYQGTCRCEGTIYLWNWDDKVIISDIDGTITKSDVFGQILPQLGKDWTHQGIAKLYHSVAENGYKFLYCSARAIGMADMTRGYLQWVNDEGTILPRGPLMLSPSSLFSAFHREVIEKKPEIFKIECLTDIKNLFQYNKRPFYAAFGNRTNDVFAYKEVGVPVCRIFTVNPKGELIQEQTKGNKSSYGRLSELVEHVFPLLSKEQTEAFDMPEYSSFCYWRQPIPDISLDDLL, from the exons ATCGACATTGAAGTGAATGGAGAGCCTGTCGTCCTGCACATGAAGCTAGGGGACAATGGAGAGGCCTTCTTTGTCCAAGAGACCGAGCTGCAGAAC GAGATCGTCCCAGCCCACCTGGCCACCTCCCCTATCCCCACAGAAGGTCACCTGTTCTGGATGGCCGAGGTGGAGCGCGGGGGTGGCGTGGCACAGGACCTGGACGACCCGGCCGACCTCGAGGACCCCCACGACCCCCCCAGCGCCATCGCCGTggtcaagaagaagaagaggcggAGGAAGAAGCACAAAGGAGACCCTCGCCGAGAGGAGATGACCCCTCCTGTGGCCCTCACtaccgctgctgctgctaccgctgctgctactgctgccgCTGCTGCTACCGCTGCTGCTACCGCTGCTGCTGCCACAGAGGAGATCTTCGAGATGGATCTGAGCTCGGACGAGGAGGCGGCGGGGCACGCTTCTCGGTGGGAGTGCCAGAG GTCGTCGTCCATGAGCACAATGCGGGACATGGACCCCAAACTCCCAGCTGCCAGGCACAGTATGGACAGCTACCCCTTCTCTGACGGGGACTGGTCCCTCTCAGACAG TCATGGCCTGTCTCAGGCCTTCTCCCCCAAGAGTGACTCGGAGCTGATGGTGCGTCCCTCGGAGAGCATGCTCCGTGCCGAGTCACACATGCAGTGGACCTGGGGAGAGTTCCCAGAATCCACCAGG GTAAGCAagaaggacagacaggagcTGCCGAAGACGGTGACCATCACCCCGTCTGAGAACACTCACTTCCGCGTCATCCTGAGCACGGAGGCCATGGAGAACGAGacggagacggagggagagtcGGGGCCCCAGGAGGAGGACTCTGGCCCCGTGTGTCCAATCGTCAAACCCCAACCCCGTACCCCCGTAGCCACCACAGCTATCCCCATCACCTCAGCCCTGACCCCCGCCACCTCAGACCGGACCCCTGCCACCTCAGCCCCGACTTCTGTGacctcagccctgaccccagccacCTCAGCCCTGACCTCTGCCCTGAACGAAGCCACCTCGGCCATGACCCCTGTGacctcagccctgacccctctcACCTCGGCCCTGACCcctctcacctcagccctgacccctctcacctctgccctgccccccctcaccccaacccTGACGCCCTCGGAGCCTCAGGAGATCCCGCCCTCCGGCGTCTCCACGTCTGCCGACAGCCGAGCCGGCGGCGCCCAGATGGCGGGGGACATGGGCGACGCCTGCTCCAAGAGCGACTCGCCCTCCAAGAAGAAAG GGGTCCCCAAGAGAAGCCAGCACCAGGGCCCAGAGGATATCTACCTGGACGACTTGAATGTACTCGAACCTGAAGTTGTTGCACGTTACTTTCCCAAGAG tGAGGAGGCAGCAGGGAAGCACTGGCTGGACTCTGACCAGCGCTCCGGCTCCCAGTCCCCCCAGTCTGTGGGCAGCGCAGCGGCCGACAGCGGCACCGAGTGTCTGTCGGACTCGGCCAGCGACCTCCCCGACGTCACGCTGTCCCTGTGCGGAGGCCTCAGCGACAACGCCGAAATATCCAAAG aaAAGTTCATGGAGCATATTATCACGTATCATGAGTTTGCAGAGAACCCAGCAATCATAGATAACCCCAACCTGGTAGTGAAAATAGCTAATAG GTACTACAACTGGACACTAGCCGCACCTTTGATTTTAAGTCTGCAGGCTTTTCAGAAGAATTTACCAAAG GCTACAGAGGAGGCCTGGGTGAAGGAGAAGATGCCAAAGAAGTCGGGCCGATGGTGGTTCTGGCGCAAGAGGGCAGACAGCACAATCAAGCAG TCGGAGACCAAGCTGGAGACCAAGGAgtctcaggaggaggagggacggtCCTCCCTGTCTCAGGAGAGCCTGGCCTTGAC GCCCAAGGCTGGTGACTCCTCCAGTGACGAGGATGCTAAGGAGGTGAGCGCTGCGTCCTGCCAGGAGAGGCCCCCAGGGTCAGAGACTCACCCCTGCCCTCACACCTACAGGAAATCACTACGCCTCTCCTCCAATCAGATA GCCAGTCTGAATCTGAAGGAGGGCCCTAACGATGTGACCTTCAGCATCACCACCCAGTACCAGGGCACCTGCCGCTGCGAGGGCACCATCTACCTGTGGAACTGGGACGACAAGGTTATCATCTCCGACATCGACGGCACCATCACCAA GTCAGATGTGTTTGGGCAGATCTTGCCACAGCTGGGGAAAGACTGGACCCACCAGGGGATTGCCAAACTGTACCACTCAGTAGCAGA GAATGGCTACAAGTTCCTGTACTGCTCGGCGCGTGCCATCGGCATGGCTGACATGACCAGAGGCTACCTGCAGTGGGTCAACGACGAGGGAACCATCCTCCCCCGTGGGCCTCTCATGCTCTCCCCCAGCAGCCTGTTCTCTgccttccacag AGAAGTGATTGAGAAGAAACCGGAGATCTTCAAGATCGAATGCCTCACAGACATCAAGAACTTGTTCCAGTACAACAAGCGGCCCTTCTACGCCGCCTTCGGGAACCGAACCAAT gatGTGTTTGCCTATAAGGAAGTGGGGGTCCCGGTCTGCCGTATCTTCACCGTCAACCCCAAGGGAGAGCTCATCCAGGAGCAGACCAAGGGCAACAAGTCCTC gtacGGCAGGCTGAGTGAGCTGGTGGAACACGTGTTCCCCCTGCTGAGTAAAGAACAGACCGAGGCCTTTGATATGCCCGAGTACAGCTCCTTCTGCTACTGGAGACAGCCCATCCCTGACATCAGCCTTGACGACCTGCTctga
- the lpin2 gene encoding phosphatidate phosphatase LPIN2 isoform X1 has translation MKRPRPWGDMDPLSSYTEEEASDQDQSSSPKSSWSLTDTMNYVGQLAGQVLVTVKELYKGINQATLSGCIDVVVVRQRDGTYQCSPFHVRFGKLGVLRSKEKVIDIEVNGEPVVLHMKLGDNGEAFFVQETELQNEIVPAHLATSPIPTEGHLFWMAEVERGGGVAQDLDDPADLEDPHDPPSAIAVVKKKKRRRKKHKGDPRREEMTPPVALTTAAAATAAATAAAAATAAATAAAATEEIFEMDLSSDEEAAGHASRWECQRSSSMSTMRDMDPKLPAARHSMDSYPFSDGDWSLSDSHGLSQAFSPKSDSELMVRPSESMLRAESHMQWTWGEFPESTRVSKKDRQELPKTVTITPSENTHFRVILSTEAMENETETEGESGPQEEDSGPVCPIVKPQPRTPVATTAIPITSALTPATSDRTPATSAPTSVTSALTPATSALTSALNEATSAMTPVTSALTPLTSALTPLTSALTPLTSALPPLTPTLTPSEPQEIPPSGVSTSADSRAGGAQMAGDMGDACSKSDSPSKKKGVPKRSQHQGPEDIYLDDLNVLEPEVVARYFPKSEEAAGKHWLDSDQRSGSQSPQSVGSAAADSGTECLSDSASDLPDVTLSLCGGLSDNAEISKEKFMEHIITYHEFAENPAIIDNPNLVVKIANRYYNWTLAAPLILSLQAFQKNLPKATEEAWVKEKMPKKSGRWWFWRKRADSTIKQSETKLETKESQEEEGRSSLSQESLALTPKAGDSSSDEDAKEVSAASCQERPPGSETHPCPHTYRKSLRLSSNQIASLNLKEGPNDVTFSITTQYQGTCRCEGTIYLWNWDDKVIISDIDGTITKSDVFGQILPQLGKDWTHQGIAKLYHSVAENGYKFLYCSARAIGMADMTRGYLQWVNDEGTILPRGPLMLSPSSLFSAFHREVIEKKPEIFKIECLTDIKNLFQYNKRPFYAAFGNRTNDVFAYKEVGVPVCRIFTVNPKGELIQEQTKGNKSSYGRLSELVEHVFPLLSKEQTEAFDMPEYSSFCYWRQPIPDISLDDLL, from the exons ATCGACATTGAAGTGAATGGAGAGCCTGTCGTCCTGCACATGAAGCTAGGGGACAATGGAGAGGCCTTCTTTGTCCAAGAGACCGAGCTGCAGAAC GAGATCGTCCCAGCCCACCTGGCCACCTCCCCTATCCCCACAGAAGGTCACCTGTTCTGGATGGCCGAGGTGGAGCGCGGGGGTGGCGTGGCACAGGACCTGGACGACCCGGCCGACCTCGAGGACCCCCACGACCCCCCCAGCGCCATCGCCGTggtcaagaagaagaagaggcggAGGAAGAAGCACAAAGGAGACCCTCGCCGAGAGGAGATGACCCCTCCTGTGGCCCTCACtaccgctgctgctgctaccgctgctgctactgctgccgCTGCTGCTACCGCTGCTGCTACCGCTGCTGCTGCCACAGAGGAGATCTTCGAGATGGATCTGAGCTCGGACGAGGAGGCGGCGGGGCACGCTTCTCGGTGGGAGTGCCAGAG GTCGTCGTCCATGAGCACAATGCGGGACATGGACCCCAAACTCCCAGCTGCCAGGCACAGTATGGACAGCTACCCCTTCTCTGACGGGGACTGGTCCCTCTCAGACAG TCATGGCCTGTCTCAGGCCTTCTCCCCCAAGAGTGACTCGGAGCTGATGGTGCGTCCCTCGGAGAGCATGCTCCGTGCCGAGTCACACATGCAGTGGACCTGGGGAGAGTTCCCAGAATCCACCAGG GTAAGCAagaaggacagacaggagcTGCCGAAGACGGTGACCATCACCCCGTCTGAGAACACTCACTTCCGCGTCATCCTGAGCACGGAGGCCATGGAGAACGAGacggagacggagggagagtcGGGGCCCCAGGAGGAGGACTCTGGCCCCGTGTGTCCAATCGTCAAACCCCAACCCCGTACCCCCGTAGCCACCACAGCTATCCCCATCACCTCAGCCCTGACCCCCGCCACCTCAGACCGGACCCCTGCCACCTCAGCCCCGACTTCTGTGacctcagccctgaccccagccacCTCAGCCCTGACCTCTGCCCTGAACGAAGCCACCTCGGCCATGACCCCTGTGacctcagccctgacccctctcACCTCGGCCCTGACCcctctcacctcagccctgacccctctcacctctgccctgccccccctcaccccaacccTGACGCCCTCGGAGCCTCAGGAGATCCCGCCCTCCGGCGTCTCCACGTCTGCCGACAGCCGAGCCGGCGGCGCCCAGATGGCGGGGGACATGGGCGACGCCTGCTCCAAGAGCGACTCGCCCTCCAAGAAGAAAG GGGTCCCCAAGAGAAGCCAGCACCAGGGCCCAGAGGATATCTACCTGGACGACTTGAATGTACTCGAACCTGAAGTTGTTGCACGTTACTTTCCCAAGAG tGAGGAGGCAGCAGGGAAGCACTGGCTGGACTCTGACCAGCGCTCCGGCTCCCAGTCCCCCCAGTCTGTGGGCAGCGCAGCGGCCGACAGCGGCACCGAGTGTCTGTCGGACTCGGCCAGCGACCTCCCCGACGTCACGCTGTCCCTGTGCGGAGGCCTCAGCGACAACGCCGAAATATCCAAAG aaAAGTTCATGGAGCATATTATCACGTATCATGAGTTTGCAGAGAACCCAGCAATCATAGATAACCCCAACCTGGTAGTGAAAATAGCTAATAG GTACTACAACTGGACACTAGCCGCACCTTTGATTTTAAGTCTGCAGGCTTTTCAGAAGAATTTACCAAAG GCTACAGAGGAGGCCTGGGTGAAGGAGAAGATGCCAAAGAAGTCGGGCCGATGGTGGTTCTGGCGCAAGAGGGCAGACAGCACAATCAAGCAG TCGGAGACCAAGCTGGAGACCAAGGAgtctcaggaggaggagggacggtCCTCCCTGTCTCAGGAGAGCCTGGCCTTGAC GCCCAAGGCTGGTGACTCCTCCAGTGACGAGGATGCTAAGGAGGTGAGCGCTGCGTCCTGCCAGGAGAGGCCCCCAGGGTCAGAGACTCACCCCTGCCCTCACACCTACAGGAAATCACTACGCCTCTCCTCCAATCAGATA GCCAGTCTGAATCTGAAGGAGGGCCCTAACGATGTGACCTTCAGCATCACCACCCAGTACCAGGGCACCTGCCGCTGCGAGGGCACCATCTACCTGTGGAACTGGGACGACAAGGTTATCATCTCCGACATCGACGGCACCATCACCAA GTCAGATGTGTTTGGGCAGATCTTGCCACAGCTGGGGAAAGACTGGACCCACCAGGGGATTGCCAAACTGTACCACTCAGTAGCAGA GAATGGCTACAAGTTCCTGTACTGCTCGGCGCGTGCCATCGGCATGGCTGACATGACCAGAGGCTACCTGCAGTGGGTCAACGACGAGGGAACCATCCTCCCCCGTGGGCCTCTCATGCTCTCCCCCAGCAGCCTGTTCTCTgccttccacag AGAAGTGATTGAGAAGAAACCGGAGATCTTCAAGATCGAATGCCTCACAGACATCAAGAACTTGTTCCAGTACAACAAGCGGCCCTTCTACGCCGCCTTCGGGAACCGAACCAAT gatGTGTTTGCCTATAAGGAAGTGGGGGTCCCGGTCTGCCGTATCTTCACCGTCAACCCCAAGGGAGAGCTCATCCAGGAGCAGACCAAGGGCAACAAGTCCTC gtacGGCAGGCTGAGTGAGCTGGTGGAACACGTGTTCCCCCTGCTGAGTAAAGAACAGACCGAGGCCTTTGATATGCCCGAGTACAGCTCCTTCTGCTACTGGAGACAGCCCATCCCTGACATCAGCCTTGACGACCTGCTctga
- the lpin2 gene encoding phosphatidate phosphatase LPIN2 isoform X2 — MKRPRPWGDMDPLSSYTEEEASDQDQSSSPKSSWSLTDTMNYVGQLAGQVLVTVKELYKGINQATLSGCIDVVVVRQRDGTYQCSPFHVRFGKLGVLRSKEKVIDIEVNGEPVVLHMKLGDNGEAFFVQETELQNEIVPAHLATSPIPTEGHLFWMAEVERGGGVAQDLDDPADLEDPHDPPSAIAVVKKKKRRRKKHKGDPRREEMTPPVALTTAAAATAAATAAAAATAAATAAAATEEIFEMDLSSDEEAAGHASRSSSMSTMRDMDPKLPAARHSMDSYPFSDGDWSLSDSHGLSQAFSPKSDSELMVRPSESMLRAESHMQWTWGEFPESTRVSKKDRQELPKTVTITPSENTHFRVILSTEAMENETETEGESGPQEEDSGPVCPIVKPQPRTPVATTAIPITSALTPATSDRTPATSAPTSVTSALTPATSALTSALNEATSAMTPVTSALTPLTSALTPLTSALTPLTSALPPLTPTLTPSEPQEIPPSGVSTSADSRAGGAQMAGDMGDACSKSDSPSKKKGVPKRSQHQGPEDIYLDDLNVLEPEVVARYFPKSEEAAGKHWLDSDQRSGSQSPQSVGSAAADSGTECLSDSASDLPDVTLSLCGGLSDNAEISKEKFMEHIITYHEFAENPAIIDNPNLVVKIANRYYNWTLAAPLILSLQAFQKNLPKATEEAWVKEKMPKKSGRWWFWRKRADSTIKQSETKLETKESQEEEGRSSLSQESLALTPKAGDSSSDEDAKEVSAASCQERPPGSETHPCPHTYRKSLRLSSNQIASLNLKEGPNDVTFSITTQYQGTCRCEGTIYLWNWDDKVIISDIDGTITKSDVFGQILPQLGKDWTHQGIAKLYHSVAENGYKFLYCSARAIGMADMTRGYLQWVNDEGTILPRGPLMLSPSSLFSAFHREVIEKKPEIFKIECLTDIKNLFQYNKRPFYAAFGNRTNDVFAYKEVGVPVCRIFTVNPKGELIQEQTKGNKSSYGRLSELVEHVFPLLSKEQTEAFDMPEYSSFCYWRQPIPDISLDDLL; from the exons ATCGACATTGAAGTGAATGGAGAGCCTGTCGTCCTGCACATGAAGCTAGGGGACAATGGAGAGGCCTTCTTTGTCCAAGAGACCGAGCTGCAGAAC GAGATCGTCCCAGCCCACCTGGCCACCTCCCCTATCCCCACAGAAGGTCACCTGTTCTGGATGGCCGAGGTGGAGCGCGGGGGTGGCGTGGCACAGGACCTGGACGACCCGGCCGACCTCGAGGACCCCCACGACCCCCCCAGCGCCATCGCCGTggtcaagaagaagaagaggcggAGGAAGAAGCACAAAGGAGACCCTCGCCGAGAGGAGATGACCCCTCCTGTGGCCCTCACtaccgctgctgctgctaccgctgctgctactgctgccgCTGCTGCTACCGCTGCTGCTACCGCTGCTGCTGCCACAGAGGAGATCTTCGAGATGGATCTGAGCTCGGACGAGGAGGCGGCGGGGCACGCTTCTCG GTCGTCGTCCATGAGCACAATGCGGGACATGGACCCCAAACTCCCAGCTGCCAGGCACAGTATGGACAGCTACCCCTTCTCTGACGGGGACTGGTCCCTCTCAGACAG TCATGGCCTGTCTCAGGCCTTCTCCCCCAAGAGTGACTCGGAGCTGATGGTGCGTCCCTCGGAGAGCATGCTCCGTGCCGAGTCACACATGCAGTGGACCTGGGGAGAGTTCCCAGAATCCACCAGG GTAAGCAagaaggacagacaggagcTGCCGAAGACGGTGACCATCACCCCGTCTGAGAACACTCACTTCCGCGTCATCCTGAGCACGGAGGCCATGGAGAACGAGacggagacggagggagagtcGGGGCCCCAGGAGGAGGACTCTGGCCCCGTGTGTCCAATCGTCAAACCCCAACCCCGTACCCCCGTAGCCACCACAGCTATCCCCATCACCTCAGCCCTGACCCCCGCCACCTCAGACCGGACCCCTGCCACCTCAGCCCCGACTTCTGTGacctcagccctgaccccagccacCTCAGCCCTGACCTCTGCCCTGAACGAAGCCACCTCGGCCATGACCCCTGTGacctcagccctgacccctctcACCTCGGCCCTGACCcctctcacctcagccctgacccctctcacctctgccctgccccccctcaccccaacccTGACGCCCTCGGAGCCTCAGGAGATCCCGCCCTCCGGCGTCTCCACGTCTGCCGACAGCCGAGCCGGCGGCGCCCAGATGGCGGGGGACATGGGCGACGCCTGCTCCAAGAGCGACTCGCCCTCCAAGAAGAAAG GGGTCCCCAAGAGAAGCCAGCACCAGGGCCCAGAGGATATCTACCTGGACGACTTGAATGTACTCGAACCTGAAGTTGTTGCACGTTACTTTCCCAAGAG tGAGGAGGCAGCAGGGAAGCACTGGCTGGACTCTGACCAGCGCTCCGGCTCCCAGTCCCCCCAGTCTGTGGGCAGCGCAGCGGCCGACAGCGGCACCGAGTGTCTGTCGGACTCGGCCAGCGACCTCCCCGACGTCACGCTGTCCCTGTGCGGAGGCCTCAGCGACAACGCCGAAATATCCAAAG aaAAGTTCATGGAGCATATTATCACGTATCATGAGTTTGCAGAGAACCCAGCAATCATAGATAACCCCAACCTGGTAGTGAAAATAGCTAATAG GTACTACAACTGGACACTAGCCGCACCTTTGATTTTAAGTCTGCAGGCTTTTCAGAAGAATTTACCAAAG GCTACAGAGGAGGCCTGGGTGAAGGAGAAGATGCCAAAGAAGTCGGGCCGATGGTGGTTCTGGCGCAAGAGGGCAGACAGCACAATCAAGCAG TCGGAGACCAAGCTGGAGACCAAGGAgtctcaggaggaggagggacggtCCTCCCTGTCTCAGGAGAGCCTGGCCTTGAC GCCCAAGGCTGGTGACTCCTCCAGTGACGAGGATGCTAAGGAGGTGAGCGCTGCGTCCTGCCAGGAGAGGCCCCCAGGGTCAGAGACTCACCCCTGCCCTCACACCTACAGGAAATCACTACGCCTCTCCTCCAATCAGATA GCCAGTCTGAATCTGAAGGAGGGCCCTAACGATGTGACCTTCAGCATCACCACCCAGTACCAGGGCACCTGCCGCTGCGAGGGCACCATCTACCTGTGGAACTGGGACGACAAGGTTATCATCTCCGACATCGACGGCACCATCACCAA GTCAGATGTGTTTGGGCAGATCTTGCCACAGCTGGGGAAAGACTGGACCCACCAGGGGATTGCCAAACTGTACCACTCAGTAGCAGA GAATGGCTACAAGTTCCTGTACTGCTCGGCGCGTGCCATCGGCATGGCTGACATGACCAGAGGCTACCTGCAGTGGGTCAACGACGAGGGAACCATCCTCCCCCGTGGGCCTCTCATGCTCTCCCCCAGCAGCCTGTTCTCTgccttccacag AGAAGTGATTGAGAAGAAACCGGAGATCTTCAAGATCGAATGCCTCACAGACATCAAGAACTTGTTCCAGTACAACAAGCGGCCCTTCTACGCCGCCTTCGGGAACCGAACCAAT gatGTGTTTGCCTATAAGGAAGTGGGGGTCCCGGTCTGCCGTATCTTCACCGTCAACCCCAAGGGAGAGCTCATCCAGGAGCAGACCAAGGGCAACAAGTCCTC gtacGGCAGGCTGAGTGAGCTGGTGGAACACGTGTTCCCCCTGCTGAGTAAAGAACAGACCGAGGCCTTTGATATGCCCGAGTACAGCTCCTTCTGCTACTGGAGACAGCCCATCCCTGACATCAGCCTTGACGACCTGCTctga